One stretch of Rhodoferax lithotrophicus DNA includes these proteins:
- a CDS encoding Fur family transcriptional regulator, translated as MPALSPPLASDPIDALLSAHGLRRTGAARRVLGWLLAHPDTSYTHAQLQTALQADDPARAQGEGAVALDRVTLYRLIDRLTQVGLLLCRVDAKRVRRYQAMPASVHALPHFECQSCHRDSPLTGTLQGNALDLEVAAQSALQALKALGYQGLSLDLAVRGVCADCATAAQTPSLTPTAAGSGASS; from the coding sequence ATGCCAGCTCTTTCGCCTCCACTTGCCTCCGATCCCATTGACGCTTTGTTGTCCGCCCATGGTTTGCGCCGCACAGGGGCGGCGAGGCGTGTGTTGGGCTGGTTGCTGGCACACCCCGACACCAGCTACACCCATGCCCAGCTGCAAACCGCATTACAAGCCGATGATCCTGCCCGTGCGCAAGGGGAGGGTGCTGTGGCGCTGGATCGGGTCACGCTTTACCGTCTGATTGACCGCTTGACGCAAGTGGGCTTGTTGCTGTGCCGGGTGGATGCCAAGCGGGTGCGGCGCTACCAGGCCATGCCAGCCAGTGTGCATGCCTTGCCGCATTTTGAATGCCAAAGCTGCCACCGGGACAGCCCCTTAACCGGTACCTTGCAAGGTAATGCACTGGATCTGGAAGTGGCCGCCCAAAGTGCGTTACAAGCCCTGAAAGCGCTCGGCTACCAGGGCTTGAGCCTGGATCTGGCGGTGCGCGGGGTGTGTGCCGATTGCGCCACGGCCGCCCAGACCCCCTCCCTGACACCAACCGCCGCTGGTTCAGGAGCGTCCTCATGA
- a CDS encoding ABC transporter ATP-binding protein, producing the protein MISSYGLTYRYPAGVELRFPDVAVPQGTVLLLSGPSGCGKSTWLALVAGLVRPTAGQLTVAGQALNALDSVAADAWRAGAIGFLPQKLHLSAALSVTQNLALAQWASGQAEDPVAIRTALAALGVAELAQRKPAQLSGGQAQRVALARAVLLKPRVILADEPTASLDDEAALDAVHLLLSTAQAQQATLVIATHDARVAALLAPVLPESNRLYHLQLQRPGSTPERAQC; encoded by the coding sequence ATGATCAGCTCCTATGGTTTGACCTACCGCTATCCCGCTGGGGTCGAGCTGAGGTTTCCCGATGTGGCGGTGCCACAAGGCACGGTGCTGTTGCTCAGTGGCCCCTCAGGCTGTGGCAAATCGACCTGGCTGGCGCTGGTGGCGGGCTTGGTGCGCCCCACGGCTGGGCAGTTGACGGTGGCCGGGCAAGCTCTAAACGCTCTTGATTCTGTAGCTGCTGACGCATGGCGGGCGGGCGCTATTGGCTTTTTGCCTCAAAAATTGCATTTGAGTGCGGCATTAAGCGTGACACAAAACCTGGCGCTGGCGCAGTGGGCCAGTGGTCAGGCTGAAGACCCGGTGGCCATCCGCACAGCACTGGCCGCACTGGGGGTGGCCGAGCTGGCCCAGCGCAAACCGGCGCAGCTCTCGGGCGGGCAGGCGCAACGGGTGGCTTTGGCGCGTGCTGTGCTGCTCAAACCCCGGGTGATTCTGGCCGACGAGCCCACCGCCAGTCTGGACGATGAAGCCGCGTTGGACGCGGTGCACCTGCTGTTGAGCACGGCGCAGGCGCAGCAGGCCACGCTGGTGATTGCCACCCACGATGCCCGTGTGGCAGCACTGCTTGCACCGGTGCTTCCCGAGTCAAACCGCTTGTACCACCTGCAGTTGCAGCGCCCAGGCAGCACACCGGAGCGTGCGCAATGTTAG
- a CDS encoding ABC transporter permease, with protein sequence MKTLSLAWSYLWSRPLGAVLNLLLLSLGLASITFLLLVSEQLSKAFERDLQGIDVVVGAKGSPMQLILSGVFHIDVPPGNVPLKAVQELTKHPMVAQVIPISLGDSLHSFRIVGTSTDYITHYQAQLAQGQLWTQPMQVVLGATAARKLGLTMGNTFVGTHGLGEGGHAHGDSVYTVVGILAPSGSVLDRLILTDTASVWKVHEDYTAVDDEDRQIMIEEREVTMALVRYKSPLAAVSFPRYINTSTEMQAAAPALEITRLLSMLGLGTDVLRAFAGVLLLTAGLSVFIALWSAVRERRGDLALLRMLGAPPRKVAALLLLEALWLGLLAAILGVLAGQGMTAALAWLLQLDNSLLIGGMAWPSGLWLVPAVALGVSLVAAILPALGAYRVSVLELLQGK encoded by the coding sequence ATGAAAACCCTGTCCTTGGCCTGGTCTTACCTGTGGTCACGCCCTCTGGGAGCTGTGCTGAACCTGCTGTTGCTCAGCCTGGGGCTGGCTTCCATCACCTTTTTGCTGCTGGTGTCGGAGCAGCTCAGTAAAGCCTTTGAGCGCGACCTGCAAGGCATTGACGTGGTGGTAGGGGCCAAGGGCAGCCCGATGCAACTGATTTTGTCGGGCGTGTTTCACATTGACGTGCCACCGGGCAACGTGCCCCTGAAGGCGGTGCAAGAACTCACTAAGCACCCGATGGTGGCGCAGGTGATTCCGATCAGCCTGGGCGACAGCCTGCACAGCTTTCGCATTGTCGGCACCTCCACCGACTACATCACGCATTACCAGGCCCAGTTGGCGCAGGGGCAACTCTGGACGCAGCCGATGCAGGTGGTGCTGGGCGCTACCGCTGCACGCAAGCTGGGGTTAACCATGGGGAATACCTTTGTCGGCACCCATGGCCTGGGCGAAGGCGGGCATGCGCATGGCGATAGCGTGTACACCGTGGTGGGCATTCTTGCGCCCAGCGGCAGTGTGCTGGATCGGCTGATCCTGACCGACACCGCCTCGGTGTGGAAGGTGCATGAAGACTACACCGCCGTGGATGACGAAGACCGCCAGATCATGATCGAAGAGCGCGAGGTCACCATGGCCCTGGTGCGCTACAAGTCACCGTTGGCGGCGGTGAGTTTCCCGCGTTACATCAACACCAGCACCGAGATGCAGGCGGCCGCCCCGGCGCTGGAGATCACCCGCTTGTTGAGCATGCTGGGCCTGGGCACGGATGTGCTGCGGGCCTTTGCCGGGGTGCTGCTGCTGACCGCCGGCTTGAGTGTTTTTATTGCCTTGTGGAGCGCGGTGCGCGAGCGCCGGGGTGATCTGGCGCTGCTGCGTATGCTGGGCGCACCGCCGCGCAAAGTGGCGGCCTTGCTGCTGCTGGAAGCGCTCTGGCTGGGCCTGCTGGCCGCCATTTTGGGCGTGCTGGCCGGGCAGGGCATGACCGCTGCGCTGGCCTGGCTGCTACAACTGGACAACTCGTTGCTGATCGGCGGCATGGCCTGGCCGAGCGGCTTGTGGTTGGTGCCCGCAGTGGCACTGGGGGTGTCGCTGGTGGCGGCGATTTTGCCGGCGCTGGGGGCGTATCGGGTCAGTGTTCTGGAACTTTTACAAGGCAAGTGA
- a CDS encoding DUF3050 domain-containing protein, whose translation MSKTPSHLAFLPEVKARLDQHPLYAAVRTLDDLRCFMAHHVYPVWDFMSLLKHLQGAIAPVSVPWQPTGDAASTAAQRLINEIVLGEETDEGLPDKGGHPTFVSHFDLYIGAMEEVGADTRPVRRFLKQVKKHGVAQALECADIPEPSRRFMTSTFDFIATGKTHVIGAAFALGREQVIPAMFRALLADLGISKKKAPLFHYYLERHIYLDSESHGPLSLNLLQHLCGDSAAKWRSVESAAKKAVNARVRLWDGVYDELKHKK comes from the coding sequence ATGAGTAAAACCCCCTCACACCTGGCTTTTTTGCCGGAGGTCAAGGCCCGCCTTGACCAGCATCCGCTGTACGCCGCCGTGCGTACTCTTGATGACTTGCGCTGTTTCATGGCGCACCATGTCTACCCGGTGTGGGACTTCATGTCACTGCTCAAGCATCTGCAAGGGGCGATTGCCCCGGTGTCGGTGCCATGGCAGCCGACCGGTGATGCGGCCAGCACGGCAGCCCAGCGCCTGATCAATGAAATTGTGCTGGGTGAGGAGACCGACGAAGGCCTGCCCGACAAAGGCGGGCATCCCACCTTTGTCAGCCACTTTGACCTGTACATCGGGGCCATGGAAGAGGTCGGGGCCGACACCCGGCCGGTGCGGCGTTTTCTCAAGCAAGTCAAAAAGCACGGGGTGGCCCAGGCGCTGGAGTGTGCGGATATTCCCGAGCCCTCACGCCGCTTCATGACCAGCACCTTTGACTTCATTGCCACTGGCAAAACCCATGTGATTGGGGCCGCGTTTGCGCTCGGGCGTGAGCAGGTGATTCCGGCCATGTTTCGCGCCCTGTTGGCTGATTTGGGCATCAGCAAGAAAAAGGCCCCGTTGTTCCACTACTACCTGGAGCGCCACATTTACCTTGACAGTGAGTCACACGGCCCGCTGTCCTTGAACTTGCTGCAGCATCTGTGTGGCGACAGTGCCGCCAAATGGCGCAGTGTGGAGTCGGCAGCCAAAAAGGCGGTGAATGCCCGTGTGCGCTTGTGGGATGGTGTGTACGATGAACTGAAGCACAAAAAATGA
- a CDS encoding DUF3299 domain-containing protein has translation MDLKRSTWISLLISCWLPLAGQAQLSSPIAGGVPAGTGPGVHSPNSPFAPLPQRTDVLPWSLLTAVKLRDGPKGPRPRYTPEQQALNDKSQRVQGFMMPLEPGEKQKHFLLTSVPLTCAFCTPGGPESMVEVYSQNPVKYSLEPVVVEGRLMVLADDPYGLYYRIKDGVVVK, from the coding sequence ATGGATTTGAAACGTAGCACATGGATCTCTTTATTGATCAGCTGTTGGCTCCCCTTGGCGGGCCAGGCGCAGCTGAGTTCGCCCATTGCCGGTGGTGTGCCTGCGGGCACCGGCCCAGGGGTTCACAGCCCGAACAGTCCGTTTGCGCCCTTGCCGCAACGCACCGATGTGTTGCCCTGGTCGCTGCTGACGGCGGTCAAGCTGCGTGATGGCCCGAAAGGCCCGCGGCCCCGCTACACGCCAGAGCAGCAGGCCTTGAACGACAAATCGCAGCGCGTCCAGGGGTTCATGATGCCGTTGGAGCCGGGCGAGAAGCAAAAGCATTTTTTGCTCACCTCGGTACCTTTGACTTGCGCTTTTTGTACCCCCGGTGGGCCGGAGAGTATGGTGGAGGTGTATTCCCAAAATCCGGTGAAATACTCGCTGGAGCCGGTGGTGGTCGAGGGCCGGTTGATGGTGTTGGCGGATGACCCCTACGGTTTGTACTACCGTATCAAGGATGGGGTGGTGGTGAAATAA
- a CDS encoding DUF3149 domain-containing protein — protein MKAIQDLFSTDYGLMSIVVIAVIVVGLGVAYGVLKSKMAESAKSAGK, from the coding sequence ATGAAAGCAATCCAAGACCTTTTTTCTACTGACTATGGCCTGATGAGTATTGTGGTTATTGCTGTGATCGTCGTTGGCTTGGGCGTGGCCTACGGTGTACTCAAATCCAAAATGGCAGAAAGCGCCAAAAGTGCAGGCAAATAA
- a CDS encoding bifunctional diguanylate cyclase/phosphodiesterase encodes MAAIWLLVAVLLALGWKHVLTRLTESRAQKTEYVEQYLSNLVRLMQENAERTFSHVDQQLKWVRDQHQEHGGSIDLTGLSAKGWFDPAMVLKVSLINAQGVLLQSSWPHEPQMDLSDREHFQIHAKNQHDTLLISHPIQLRADGRWAIPVSRPILGTSGRFDGLVVALVDPMYFVHFYDAIDMGPGGEATLFDVAGWRMVERTQSTHEFSGHLGSRAMLTWVAGGKTSGSLSDTTKTDGVLRFYHFRKLPSFPLFVALGFSAHDIFVNEDAERISRLRLTGMVSGLILLFTALASWYVVQHARAQEAMRVASIAFESAQGMFITNAKGCILRVNRGFTRVTGYASSEAIGQMPRMLKSGRHDRAFYKVVFETVVAKGSWQGEIWNRRKSGEIYPEWLNITAVNDVQGHLTHYVATFSDLSQRKADEARITQLAFYDPLTALPNRRLLTDRISHALVDCQHHHSLGAVLFVDMDRFKNINDTLGHQEGDLLLQQVAQRLGECVCEGDTVARFGGDDFVVVLMNLGHSDQEAAIRAELVCEKILATLSQPYVLVHSTLYSSASIGITLFKGVQDNVGDLFKRAELAMYRAKEGGRNRLQFFDTHMQAAVDERTNLENDLRLGLQTDQLVLHYQPQVDAAGRLTGVEALVRWQHPTLGLISPAQFIPLAEECGLILPLGQWVLHTACQQLRVWARQPHTAHLTIAVNVSALQFAQESFVHDVLAVVHETGAMAQRLKLELTESLLVKDVEGMIAKMKELKANGVGFSLDDFGTGYSSLRYLKRLPLDQIKIDQSFVADAMTDAKDEAIVATTVALGKSLHMMVIAEGVETQAQRDFLDSHGCHHFQGYFFGRPGPVAELARFWRDETQALQTQ; translated from the coding sequence TTGGCAGCCATCTGGCTGCTGGTTGCCGTATTGCTGGCGTTGGGTTGGAAGCATGTACTGACTCGCCTGACTGAAAGTCGGGCACAAAAAACAGAGTATGTTGAACAATACCTGAGCAATCTGGTGCGCTTGATGCAAGAAAATGCTGAGCGCACCTTCTCTCATGTGGATCAACAGCTCAAATGGGTGCGTGACCAGCACCAAGAGCATGGGGGTTCTATCGATTTGACAGGCCTGTCTGCCAAGGGCTGGTTTGATCCAGCGATGGTGCTGAAAGTCAGCCTGATCAATGCCCAAGGTGTGTTGCTGCAAAGCAGTTGGCCCCATGAACCACAGATGGATCTGTCTGACCGCGAGCATTTTCAAATCCATGCCAAAAATCAGCATGACACTTTACTGATTTCTCACCCGATCCAGTTGCGCGCAGACGGGCGCTGGGCGATTCCGGTGTCGCGTCCTATTCTCGGTACCAGCGGGCGGTTTGACGGCTTGGTTGTTGCGTTGGTCGACCCCATGTATTTTGTTCATTTTTATGATGCCATCGACATGGGGCCAGGGGGTGAGGCCACTTTGTTTGATGTTGCGGGTTGGCGCATGGTCGAACGCACACAATCAACACATGAATTCAGTGGCCATTTAGGCAGTAGAGCGATGTTGACTTGGGTGGCCGGTGGGAAAACATCTGGCAGTTTGAGTGATACCACCAAGACTGACGGCGTGCTGCGTTTCTATCACTTTCGCAAATTGCCCTCTTTCCCGCTGTTTGTGGCGCTGGGTTTTTCCGCCCACGATATATTTGTGAATGAAGATGCCGAGCGCATCAGTCGCCTGCGCCTGACGGGCATGGTGTCGGGCTTGATACTGTTGTTTACAGCCTTGGCTTCGTGGTATGTGGTTCAGCATGCGCGTGCGCAAGAGGCTATGCGTGTGGCATCCATTGCTTTTGAATCTGCCCAGGGCATGTTTATTACCAATGCCAAAGGTTGTATCTTGCGGGTGAACCGGGGGTTCACCCGTGTGACGGGATATGCATCCAGTGAGGCCATTGGCCAAATGCCGCGTATGTTGAAGTCAGGTCGACATGACCGGGCGTTTTATAAGGTGGTGTTTGAAACGGTTGTTGCCAAAGGCTCCTGGCAGGGCGAGATTTGGAACCGCCGCAAGAGTGGTGAGATTTACCCCGAGTGGCTCAACATCACCGCGGTGAATGATGTTCAAGGCCATTTAACCCACTATGTGGCCACGTTTTCAGACTTGTCACAGCGCAAGGCTGATGAAGCGCGTATTACCCAACTGGCGTTTTATGACCCGCTGACCGCGTTGCCAAACCGCCGCTTGTTGACGGATCGGATCAGCCATGCACTGGTGGATTGCCAGCATCACCACAGCTTGGGTGCGGTGCTTTTTGTCGACATGGACCGGTTCAAGAACATCAACGACACCCTGGGTCATCAGGAAGGTGACTTGTTGCTGCAGCAAGTGGCGCAGCGCCTGGGCGAGTGCGTGTGTGAAGGTGACACCGTGGCCCGATTTGGTGGTGATGATTTTGTGGTGGTGCTGATGAATTTGGGCCACTCTGACCAAGAAGCCGCTATTCGTGCCGAATTGGTGTGTGAAAAAATTCTGGCCACCTTGTCCCAACCCTATGTGTTGGTGCACAGCACGCTGTACAGCAGTGCCAGCATTGGCATTACTTTGTTCAAGGGTGTTCAGGACAACGTGGGCGATTTGTTCAAACGGGCAGAGCTGGCGATGTATCGCGCCAAAGAGGGCGGACGCAACCGCTTGCAGTTTTTTGATACCCATATGCAAGCCGCCGTAGACGAGCGAACCAACCTGGAAAATGATCTGCGCCTTGGCTTGCAAACGGATCAGCTGGTGTTGCACTACCAGCCCCAGGTGGATGCAGCAGGCAGACTCACCGGTGTGGAAGCCCTGGTGCGCTGGCAGCACCCCACGCTGGGTTTGATCAGCCCGGCGCAATTTATCCCTCTGGCCGAAGAATGTGGCCTGATCCTGCCGCTGGGGCAATGGGTGCTGCATACCGCTTGCCAGCAGTTGCGTGTGTGGGCTCGCCAACCCCATACCGCCCACCTGACCATTGCCGTCAACGTCAGTGCGCTGCAATTTGCCCAGGAGAGTTTTGTCCACGATGTGCTGGCTGTTGTGCACGAAACCGGAGCCATGGCGCAGCGCCTCAAGCTGGAGCTGACCGAGAGCCTTCTGGTAAAAGATGTGGAAGGCATGATTGCCAAAATGAAGGAGCTCAAGGCCAACGGTGTGGGATTTTCTTTGGATGACTTTGGTACCGGTTATTCATCGCTGCGCTATCTCAAACGCCTGCCGCTGGATCAGATCAAAATTGACCAGAGTTTTGTGGCTGATGCCATGACCGATGCCAAGGATGAAGCCATTGTGGCAACAACCGTGGCGCTGGGCAAAAGCCTGCACATGATGGTGATTGCCGAAGGCGTGGAAACCCAGGCGCAGCGTGATTTTCTGGATAGTCATGGTTGCCACCATTTTCAGGGCTACTTTTTTGGTCGCCCGGGGCCTGTGGCTGAATTGGCCCGATTTTGGCGTGATGAAACCCAAGCGCTCCAGACCCAGTAA
- a CDS encoding AEC family transporter, translated as MNNPVFSSLLPVVLLTAIGYIAGRAGWIRAEAIKDLSNLVFMVLTPALLFHTMSTVHVEQLNFKPVAMYFVAALLLFAGVLVWQGLNRRAAVLALSCTFSNTVMIGIPLVSLAYGQTGLVTLFTLISVHALVLLTLATVVLEMVAAREERGQGQGSQWHMALTVLAAIKSGIIHPVPLPIILGLLFAQTGLVLPEVVGKPLQLLGSAFGPVALVLVGVTLTQVQVGPYLKSALGISLLKNLVLPMLVAALGLALGMPTRSLSVMIVAASLPMGANVFLFAQRYEVAQEVVTASMAVSTLLGLATITLVMSLVGLL; from the coding sequence GTGAATAACCCGGTTTTCTCATCCCTGCTGCCTGTGGTTTTGTTGACTGCTATCGGATATATAGCTGGTCGTGCAGGATGGATAAGGGCCGAGGCCATAAAAGACCTCTCAAACCTGGTCTTCATGGTGCTTACCCCGGCGCTGCTGTTTCACACCATGAGTACGGTCCATGTAGAACAGCTCAACTTCAAACCAGTGGCCATGTATTTTGTGGCTGCACTCCTGCTGTTTGCCGGCGTGCTGGTGTGGCAAGGCCTTAACCGGCGTGCCGCCGTGCTGGCATTGAGTTGTACTTTCAGCAACACCGTGATGATTGGTATCCCGTTGGTGAGCCTGGCTTATGGTCAAACCGGATTGGTGACACTGTTTACCCTGATTTCGGTGCACGCGCTGGTGTTATTGACGTTGGCTACGGTTGTGCTGGAAATGGTGGCGGCGCGTGAGGAGCGTGGTCAGGGGCAGGGCAGTCAGTGGCATATGGCTCTGACGGTATTGGCCGCCATCAAGAGCGGCATCATCCACCCGGTTCCGTTGCCGATCATTTTGGGATTGTTGTTTGCGCAGACCGGGCTGGTGTTGCCAGAGGTGGTGGGCAAGCCGCTGCAATTGTTGGGGAGTGCATTTGGTCCTGTGGCCTTGGTGTTGGTTGGGGTGACGCTGACACAGGTTCAGGTTGGGCCATACCTGAAAAGCGCATTGGGCATCAGCCTTTTGAAAAATCTGGTGTTGCCCATGCTGGTGGCGGCACTCGGCCTGGCTTTGGGCATGCCCACGCGGTCCTTGAGTGTGATGATTGTTGCGGCCTCACTACCGATGGGGGCGAACGTGTTTTTGTTTGCCCAACGTTATGAGGTGGCGCAAGAGGTGGTGACTGCCAGCATGGCGGTATCGACCCTGCTGGGTTTGGCAACCATCACGCTGGTGATGTCTCTGGTGGGGCTGCTTTAA
- the pdxH gene encoding pyridoxamine 5'-phosphate oxidase, which produces MQNIADLRKSYERAELNEEASHADPMKQFEQWLHEAIAAKVPEPNAMTLASVGSNLRPSTRVVLIKGFDAQGIVWYTNYASRKGQEIAGNPFAALQFHWVELERVVRIEGVVEKVSDKESDDYFHSRPLDSRIGAWASPQSQVIGGRSVLVANAARYGAQFLLNPPRPPHWGGYRLKPDHWEFWQGRKSRLHDRLSYRLMNLPDKQEMLWIRERLAP; this is translated from the coding sequence ATGCAAAACATCGCCGATCTCCGCAAAAGTTACGAGCGTGCAGAACTCAATGAAGAAGCCTCGCACGCGGACCCCATGAAGCAATTTGAACAGTGGCTCCATGAAGCCATTGCCGCTAAGGTGCCTGAGCCCAATGCCATGACACTGGCCTCGGTAGGCAGTAATTTACGCCCGAGCACCCGTGTGGTGCTGATCAAGGGATTTGATGCACAAGGCATCGTCTGGTACACCAATTACGCGAGCCGCAAAGGTCAGGAAATAGCGGGAAACCCATTTGCTGCGTTGCAATTTCACTGGGTAGAACTGGAGCGTGTGGTGCGTATTGAGGGCGTGGTGGAAAAAGTCAGCGACAAGGAAAGCGACGACTACTTTCACAGCCGCCCGCTCGATAGCCGCATAGGTGCCTGGGCCAGCCCGCAAAGCCAGGTGATTGGCGGTCGGAGCGTGTTGGTGGCCAATGCGGCACGCTACGGAGCCCAGTTTTTACTCAATCCACCACGCCCACCACACTGGGGTGGTTATCGGCTTAAACCCGATCACTGGGAGTTTTGGCAAGGGCGCAAAAGCCGTCTGCATGATCGTTTGAGTTATCGCCTGATGAACCTGCCTGACAAGCAGGAAATGCTATGGATTCGGGAGCGTTTGGCGCCTTAA
- the edd gene encoding phosphogluconate dehydratase translates to MKLNETVHQVTERIRQKSLPSRSVYLAQLETARTRSPGAQRLGCANVAHAFAALPRNDKLRVVVERVPNIGIVTAFNDMLSAHAPFQHYPDLIKSEARKLGASVQVAGGVPAMCDGVTQGTPGMELSLFSRDVIAMATAVALSHDVFAGALMLGVCDKIVPGLLIGALHFGHLPTVFVPAGPMTSGLSNGDKSKVREQAAQGLVGRAELLAAESEAYHGEGTCTFYGTANSNQMLLEAMGLHVPGTAFINPGAAVRDELTREALRTVLGTADFKCPPIGLLVDERCIVNAMVALLATGGSTNHLIHWVAVARAAGIVIDWDDFSALSDVVPLLSRVYPNGSADVNQFQAAGGPGFVIRELLDGGFMHADVLTVRAGGLREYTRVPGINAVAEGFPKLVWQDTGASKDEGVVRPVSAPFSTSGGLKLLLGNLGRSVIKISAVPDDRHIVEAPCRVFESQESLHQAFAANELHRDVICVVRWQGPHANGMPELHKLTPPLAVLQGKGFKVALITDGRMSGASGKVPAAIHVSPEAATGGPLAKVRDGDVIRLDANAGSLQVLVPEAEWLAREVLPMPEALRQANGTGMGRELFTSMRRNALSAEEGARSWL, encoded by the coding sequence ATGAAACTCAACGAAACTGTTCACCAGGTTACCGAGCGTATTCGTCAAAAGAGCTTGCCAAGCCGCAGTGTCTATTTGGCACAACTTGAGACCGCGCGCACGCGCTCACCGGGTGCGCAGCGCTTGGGCTGTGCCAATGTGGCGCACGCCTTTGCGGCCTTGCCCCGCAACGACAAATTGCGTGTGGTGGTCGAAAGAGTGCCCAATATTGGCATTGTGACGGCCTTCAATGACATGTTGTCCGCCCATGCGCCGTTTCAGCATTACCCGGATCTGATCAAGTCCGAGGCACGCAAACTGGGCGCATCTGTGCAAGTGGCTGGTGGCGTGCCCGCCATGTGTGATGGTGTGACACAAGGCACGCCGGGCATGGAGCTGAGTCTGTTCTCGCGTGACGTGATTGCCATGGCCACCGCCGTGGCTTTGAGCCATGATGTGTTTGCTGGCGCATTGATGCTGGGGGTGTGTGACAAGATTGTGCCCGGCTTGTTGATTGGTGCGTTGCACTTTGGGCATTTGCCGACCGTTTTTGTACCTGCTGGCCCGATGACCTCTGGTTTGTCCAATGGTGACAAATCCAAGGTGCGCGAGCAGGCCGCGCAAGGTCTGGTGGGGCGCGCAGAGTTGTTGGCGGCTGAATCTGAGGCTTACCACGGGGAAGGCACCTGCACGTTTTACGGTACAGCCAACAGTAACCAGATGTTGCTGGAAGCCATGGGTCTGCATGTGCCGGGTACGGCCTTCATCAACCCTGGTGCGGCAGTGCGTGATGAGTTGACCCGTGAGGCTTTACGGACCGTTTTGGGCACAGCAGATTTCAAATGTCCGCCCATTGGTTTGCTGGTGGATGAGCGTTGTATCGTCAATGCCATGGTGGCTTTGCTGGCTACCGGGGGCTCTACCAACCACCTGATTCATTGGGTGGCGGTAGCACGTGCGGCGGGTATCGTGATTGATTGGGATGATTTCTCGGCGCTGTCCGACGTGGTGCCGCTCCTGAGTCGTGTGTACCCTAATGGCAGTGCAGATGTAAACCAGTTTCAGGCCGCTGGTGGCCCGGGTTTTGTAATTCGTGAGTTGCTGGATGGAGGGTTCATGCACGCCGACGTGTTGACGGTGCGTGCCGGTGGCCTGCGTGAATACACGCGTGTACCGGGCATCAACGCCGTGGCAGAGGGTTTTCCCAAGCTGGTTTGGCAGGACACGGGAGCCAGCAAAGATGAGGGTGTGGTGCGCCCCGTCAGTGCGCCTTTCAGTACCAGTGGCGGTTTGAAGCTCTTGTTGGGTAACTTGGGGCGTAGCGTGATCAAAATCTCAGCCGTTCCAGATGATCGCCATATAGTTGAAGCACCGTGTCGTGTGTTTGAATCGCAGGAATCATTGCATCAAGCGTTTGCCGCGAATGAACTCCATCGTGACGTGATTTGTGTGGTGCGCTGGCAAGGCCCGCATGCCAATGGCATGCCCGAACTGCACAAGCTCACGCCGCCGCTCGCTGTCTTGCAGGGCAAAGGCTTCAAAGTGGCGTTGATCACCGATGGCCGGATGAGTGGGGCATCTGGCAAGGTACCGGCCGCCATTCATGTTTCACCCGAGGCCGCAACCGGTGGCCCGCTGGCCAAGGTACGCGACGGTGATGTGATTCGTCTCGATGCCAACGCAGGCAGTTTGCAGGTTTTGGTGCCAGAAGCCGAGTGGCTTGCACGTGAGGTTTTGCCCATGCCAGAGGCATTACGCCAGGCCAATGGCACGGGCATGGGCCGGGAGCTGTTCACCAGCATGCGCCGCAATGCTTTGAGTGCCGAAGAAGGTGCTCGCAGCTGGCTGTAA
- the eda gene encoding bifunctional 4-hydroxy-2-oxoglutarate aldolase/2-dehydro-3-deoxy-phosphogluconate aldolase, translating into MSQQPSLSALQVMQDAPVIPVIVLNDVAHAVPMARALLAGGIRMLEITLRTPQALACIEAIAREVPDAVVGAGTVRSKADAQAAASAGARFAVSPGYTSAVGQACRDAGLALLPGVATGGEIMAACEDGYTELKFFPAVQAGGVAMLKAWAGPFFDVKFCPTGGITLQNAPDFLALKNVVCVGGSWLVPSGTAEQGDWGRVTRLANETRGLGGFGR; encoded by the coding sequence ATGAGTCAACAACCTTCTTTGAGCGCATTGCAAGTCATGCAGGATGCCCCGGTGATTCCGGTGATTGTGTTGAACGATGTGGCTCACGCGGTGCCAATGGCGCGTGCGTTGCTTGCCGGTGGGATTCGGATGCTGGAAATCACGTTACGCACGCCGCAGGCGCTGGCTTGTATTGAGGCCATTGCGCGTGAGGTGCCTGACGCTGTGGTGGGTGCCGGTACGGTGCGATCCAAGGCGGATGCCCAGGCGGCTGCCAGTGCAGGGGCTCGGTTTGCCGTCAGCCCGGGTTACACCTCCGCCGTGGGGCAAGCCTGCCGTGATGCAGGTCTGGCACTGCTGCCAGGTGTGGCGACGGGGGGCGAGATCATGGCCGCTTGTGAAGACGGGTATACCGAGTTGAAGTTTTTCCCGGCAGTACAAGCTGGTGGTGTGGCCATGCTGAAGGCTTGGGCGGGTCCGTTTTTTGATGTGAAGTTTTGCCCGACTGGTGGTATCACCTTGCAAAATGCACCTGATTTTTTGGCTTTGAAGAATGTGGTTTGTGTGGGGGGCTCATGGCTGGTGCCATCCGGCACAGCCGAGCAGGGTGACTGGGGGCGTGTCACCCGGTTAGCCAATGAAACCAGGGGTTTAGGTGGTTTTGGCCGCTAG